A stretch of Gemmatimonas aurantiaca T-27 DNA encodes these proteins:
- a CDS encoding DUF3568 family protein has product MPRFSRVFPVALLAAVTISSSGCFLVAAGAGAGAAIAYTQRGASASVPGSVDAVFGKAQSAFNAMSINETGQSTENSGATRRLVGKNGDNEITVEIKRSSDEVAAVEVVAKKNVVDYDKDLAKRVLDRIVGK; this is encoded by the coding sequence ATGCCACGCTTTTCGCGCGTATTCCCTGTCGCTTTGCTCGCTGCCGTGACCATCTCCAGCAGCGGCTGTTTCCTCGTCGCCGCCGGTGCAGGCGCCGGCGCGGCCATCGCGTATACGCAGCGTGGCGCGTCTGCATCCGTCCCGGGCTCCGTGGACGCGGTGTTTGGCAAGGCTCAGTCGGCCTTCAATGCCATGAGCATCAACGAAACGGGACAGAGCACCGAGAACAGCGGCGCCACGCGCAGGCTGGTCGGCAAGAACGGCGACAACGAAATCACCGTGGAAATCAAGCGCTCCAGCGATGAAGTCGCCGCCGTGGAAGTCGTCGCCAAGAAGAACGTGGTGGACTACGACAAGGATCTTGCGAAGCGGGTCCTCGATCGCATCGTGGGCAAGTAG
- a CDS encoding EH signature domain-containing protein — translation MQKILDSLRRVIAVAAINVESRLALTLDPAQELGPLELALTRLRSQGPIDGAGRPSGIDPDALWARWTMSTQSSEEFSLRELRALCWDSRAVEDLRFLELLESDGHIPKRGAFLRGLWHCHQHHWRLRSASRLESYFLLATTQAEHRTRWLEQLNELPEMLTDNAARSVGRALFARLDAVGSTIDNLRLTAPGQLAQLALRACRSEWLDALKLYAEQNDPRVISVLHQGLGGLLHSDLTSKEDFPKVVEWLLELLDRSGDAYRKALADWIVSDRRLGHPRRIGTSANWMGVSEKARLAALRLFAAKDIGRFFDILIGRQFDTQSRRPFWEQYINSPQFVDYAIACDPEDRKRLIANWTDGVPDVARLDGAPDRHSAFIMRFRTIHYDLIVVEMSRANNAMYLFDTSDFEDEVGTLEKSRFRFSALKNRSVAARTWSHSHSWQFRFAGNLREFGIVRGPQ, via the coding sequence GTGCAGAAAATCCTTGACTCGCTGCGCCGCGTGATCGCCGTCGCGGCCATCAATGTGGAATCCCGACTCGCACTGACTCTCGATCCAGCGCAGGAGTTGGGACCATTGGAGCTGGCTCTGACGCGCTTGCGATCCCAGGGACCGATTGACGGAGCGGGGCGTCCCTCCGGAATCGATCCTGATGCACTCTGGGCGCGCTGGACAATGTCGACACAGAGTTCAGAAGAATTCAGTCTTCGGGAACTGCGGGCTCTTTGCTGGGATAGCCGGGCCGTCGAGGATCTGCGTTTTCTGGAGTTGCTAGAATCTGATGGGCATATTCCAAAGCGAGGCGCCTTCCTTAGAGGCTTGTGGCACTGCCACCAGCATCATTGGCGCCTGCGCTCAGCCAGTCGTCTCGAGTCGTACTTCTTGTTGGCTACAACACAGGCTGAACACCGGACGCGTTGGCTAGAACAACTCAATGAGTTGCCGGAGATGCTCACAGACAATGCAGCGCGATCAGTTGGCCGCGCACTGTTTGCCCGACTTGACGCCGTTGGGTCGACCATCGACAACCTCCGTCTGACAGCCCCGGGCCAGTTGGCACAACTGGCCTTGCGGGCCTGTCGATCCGAATGGCTGGATGCATTGAAGCTCTACGCGGAGCAGAACGACCCACGGGTAATTTCCGTACTGCACCAGGGCCTTGGCGGGCTATTGCACAGCGACCTCACAAGCAAGGAGGACTTTCCGAAGGTCGTAGAGTGGTTGTTGGAACTGTTGGACCGATCCGGTGACGCATACCGAAAGGCATTGGCAGATTGGATTGTGTCCGACCGGAGACTCGGACACCCTCGCAGAATCGGCACGAGTGCGAACTGGATGGGCGTCTCTGAAAAGGCGCGCCTCGCAGCACTGCGCTTGTTTGCCGCCAAAGACATCGGTCGATTCTTTGACATACTGATTGGTCGCCAGTTCGATACTCAGAGTCGCCGTCCTTTTTGGGAGCAGTACATCAATTCGCCTCAGTTTGTCGACTATGCAATCGCTTGTGATCCAGAGGATCGAAAGCGGTTGATCGCGAATTGGACAGACGGAGTGCCCGATGTCGCGCGATTGGACGGAGCACCAGACAGGCACAGCGCATTCATCATGAGATTTCGCACAATCCACTACGATCTGATTGTCGTGGAGATGAGTCGCGCGAACAACGCAATGTACCTATTCGACACAAGCGACTTCGAAGACGAAGTTGGTACCTTGGAGAAATCCAGATTTCGATTCTCCGCGCTCAAGAATCGTAGCGTGGCGGCGAGAACCTGGTCTCATAGCCATTCCTGGCAGTTTCGCTTCGCCGGCAATCTGAGGGAGTTCGGAATCGTGAGAGGTCCACAGTGA
- a CDS encoding DEAD/DEAH box helicase — protein sequence MKEAQANSEPNTYWLSAAPGGLIVGKGQPAGSVSSPNLLLGANTDGELSTDIAILREQGLATDHEDGWRVSWPDWPLALDLGARSLIAHSTLCHLVLQIDRRSELGRSDFRYIVRWREGAHEVEVTRFGAYVRHEATNRVMHLDKRLLEIAEAIDHFNALTPAERSSRKNVWGTLASIAGNARELGARLDRHLDSNLVIVPPTIGLLIRGDENGNVSFLPRLPGEGDSEAFRLEFERALDIQDVMSVTLPDRRVARVLLSEPQREVLRRMRKVRHLPVADVGELLDDPSPIFDGVFDAIDLADISREYGIRVIGIGSLTLPTDVRPVGGPSVFDRMQLSELVPTPQLPLAPPASESAGTGTQRSVVSIDVLEAETGSVHTVRLSGDEAVRRLQGQVRACLADGAEHFLHEGVAIKAEPELVAALDRHISGPVPGREDDVGSVGRSGHLYLLINEHEDSLTPGLEVVPLPDGDVVEAPRSLPLALHDSIKLKSHQLDGVQWLSTCRGMPGRRGAVLADDMGLGKTLQVLVHIALLLESGTALDGLGSDRNGPWRPVLIVAPLLLVESGVWTEEMRSRFANSGRVFEPYVVLRDEGIRKVMHNSGERDYLGKPVLDPAKLMAHKVVITTYETMMAYQHSLAQLVGGRPMWSLVVFDEAQEVKSPKTKQSIAAKALDARFKLAATGTPVETRLRDLWNILDTVEPGRLGTQRAFVTAYERPAMKPNRGSERQAALDALRVAIRYERPGALLIRRDKRILSDLPERIEHRVKCTMTPVEEEIMGRIRADLGSTAGRRQPLAALQRLHLCTQHPVLAGAATGHDVDALIATSARLAQLLKLLREIQVQSEKVLIFARSVDSQRLLARVIAQSLGTQVDIVNGQTGVTGGRATSGTVRREILSRFRATPGFAAIVLSPFVAGVGLTLTEANHVVHYGRWWNPAIENQATDRAHRIGQTKPVHVYYLLGTYRAPEQRSFDEALDDLLRERRDLAHDFLSPVTEDANAELLIQRLGSSARPISLVARMEPTTVSEAAAMLLSLARSRDESAVWLDAEGMYGAHALVARQGVVLVARIVQVDSVEEQQLLLSAQRAWQDALGVRTEGLMLACHGSVDINTKTWKALRLELDSQSSVDPDYLLTPYRSVHDVRERLLRHI from the coding sequence GTGAAGGAAGCTCAGGCCAACTCGGAACCCAATACATATTGGCTCTCGGCGGCGCCAGGAGGGTTGATCGTCGGGAAGGGTCAACCTGCAGGATCTGTATCATCTCCGAACTTGTTGCTGGGGGCAAATACCGATGGTGAACTCTCAACCGATATTGCGATTCTTCGAGAACAGGGCCTCGCGACCGACCACGAGGATGGGTGGAGAGTCTCATGGCCAGACTGGCCCCTCGCGCTGGATCTCGGCGCAAGAAGTCTGATTGCCCATTCCACCCTTTGTCATCTCGTGCTCCAGATTGACAGACGGAGTGAGTTGGGGCGTTCAGACTTTCGCTACATAGTTCGCTGGCGCGAAGGGGCGCATGAGGTGGAGGTCACCCGGTTCGGTGCCTATGTGCGGCATGAAGCGACAAACCGCGTCATGCATCTTGACAAGAGATTGCTGGAGATCGCGGAAGCGATCGATCACTTCAACGCACTGACGCCTGCCGAACGAAGCAGCCGCAAGAACGTTTGGGGCACACTGGCGTCCATTGCCGGAAATGCCCGAGAACTGGGAGCGAGATTGGATCGACACCTTGATTCCAATCTCGTGATCGTGCCGCCGACCATTGGACTCCTCATTCGTGGCGATGAGAATGGGAACGTCAGCTTCCTTCCCAGACTTCCCGGCGAAGGGGATAGTGAGGCCTTCCGGTTGGAGTTCGAGCGCGCGCTGGACATTCAGGACGTCATGTCGGTCACACTTCCCGATCGTCGCGTGGCTCGAGTTCTGCTGTCGGAGCCTCAACGAGAAGTGCTGCGACGTATGCGCAAAGTCCGCCACCTGCCGGTAGCGGATGTTGGAGAGTTACTGGATGATCCGTCGCCAATATTTGACGGGGTCTTCGACGCTATCGACCTGGCGGATATCTCTCGTGAGTACGGCATTCGTGTGATAGGAATCGGTAGTCTGACCTTGCCAACGGACGTTCGGCCCGTCGGGGGCCCTTCGGTCTTCGATCGAATGCAGTTGTCGGAATTAGTTCCCACTCCACAGCTGCCGCTCGCCCCCCCCGCTTCTGAATCCGCCGGCACGGGCACCCAACGCTCCGTAGTGTCCATTGATGTGTTGGAAGCAGAGACTGGATCGGTTCACACGGTACGACTTTCAGGGGATGAGGCGGTACGTCGGCTTCAGGGCCAGGTGAGAGCGTGCCTCGCTGACGGCGCTGAGCATTTCCTGCATGAAGGAGTTGCCATCAAGGCTGAACCTGAACTGGTGGCAGCTCTGGATCGCCACATCAGTGGGCCCGTGCCGGGGAGAGAAGACGATGTCGGGTCGGTCGGGCGTTCCGGTCACCTGTATCTGCTAATCAACGAACACGAAGATTCCCTGACGCCCGGGCTCGAGGTTGTTCCGCTACCGGATGGAGATGTGGTGGAAGCACCTCGGTCACTTCCTCTGGCGCTTCACGATTCAATCAAACTCAAGAGTCACCAGCTCGACGGTGTTCAGTGGTTGTCCACATGTCGAGGCATGCCAGGTCGTCGAGGTGCGGTACTTGCGGACGACATGGGGCTTGGGAAGACCCTGCAAGTTCTGGTTCACATAGCATTGCTACTCGAGTCGGGAACGGCGCTGGATGGTCTGGGATCAGACCGGAATGGCCCATGGAGACCTGTATTGATCGTGGCACCGCTGCTGCTTGTGGAGTCAGGTGTCTGGACCGAGGAAATGCGGTCTCGGTTTGCGAACTCGGGTCGTGTGTTCGAGCCGTATGTTGTTCTGCGCGACGAGGGAATTCGGAAGGTCATGCACAACTCTGGTGAGCGCGACTATCTCGGCAAGCCTGTTCTCGATCCGGCGAAGCTCATGGCGCACAAGGTCGTGATCACGACCTACGAAACCATGATGGCATATCAGCACAGCCTCGCGCAGCTCGTCGGTGGGCGACCGATGTGGTCGTTGGTGGTATTCGATGAGGCGCAGGAGGTGAAGTCCCCGAAGACGAAGCAGAGTATTGCGGCGAAAGCGCTTGATGCCCGGTTCAAACTGGCGGCCACGGGTACCCCGGTGGAGACTCGACTCCGGGACCTCTGGAACATTCTTGATACGGTTGAGCCTGGCCGGCTTGGTACACAGAGGGCATTCGTCACGGCATACGAGCGACCGGCGATGAAGCCGAATAGAGGGTCTGAGCGTCAGGCGGCACTGGATGCGCTGCGAGTGGCTATCCGCTACGAAAGACCGGGTGCGTTGTTGATCCGACGGGACAAGCGCATTTTGTCCGATCTGCCAGAGCGGATTGAGCATCGCGTCAAATGCACCATGACCCCTGTGGAGGAAGAAATCATGGGGCGGATTCGCGCGGACCTTGGGTCCACGGCTGGTCGACGCCAGCCTCTCGCTGCACTTCAACGGCTGCATCTTTGCACCCAGCATCCCGTTCTGGCGGGTGCGGCAACCGGACATGATGTCGACGCGCTGATCGCCACGTCAGCGCGACTCGCTCAGCTTCTCAAATTGTTGCGCGAAATCCAAGTGCAGAGTGAGAAGGTGCTGATCTTTGCGCGAAGCGTCGACTCACAAAGACTGCTGGCGCGGGTGATTGCGCAGTCCCTCGGTACGCAGGTCGATATCGTCAACGGTCAGACCGGGGTCACGGGAGGTCGTGCGACAAGTGGAACTGTTCGACGTGAGATTCTCAGTCGATTTCGTGCCACACCAGGTTTCGCTGCCATCGTCCTGTCTCCATTCGTTGCAGGTGTTGGTCTGACGCTGACTGAGGCCAACCACGTCGTGCACTATGGCCGATGGTGGAATCCTGCCATCGAGAATCAAGCTACGGATCGAGCCCATCGCATTGGTCAGACCAAGCCGGTTCATGTGTACTACCTTCTCGGAACTTATCGAGCGCCTGAGCAACGATCCTTCGACGAGGCGCTCGATGACCTTCTGCGTGAGCGCAGAGATCTCGCTCACGACTTCCTGTCGCCCGTCACAGAAGACGCCAATGCGGAGCTGCTCATCCAGCGGCTTGGCTCGTCGGCACGGCCGATCAGCCTGGTCGCACGAATGGAGCCTACCACGGTGAGTGAGGCGGCGGCGATGCTCCTATCACTAGCCAGGTCTCGCGATGAGTCTGCCGTTTGGCTTGACGCGGAGGGTATGTATGGGGCGCACGCTCTGGTCGCCAGACAAGGCGTTGTGCTAGTTGCGAGGATCGTCCAGGTGGACTCAGTTGAAGAGCAGCAACTTCTATTGTCGGCGCAGAGGGCCTGGCAGGATGCGCTCGGTGTGAGGACAGAAGGATTGATGCTCGCATGTCATGGCTCTGTGGACATCAATACCAAGACTTGGAAGGCCCTCCGCCTCGAGCTGGATAGCCAAAGCTCGGTGGACCCCGACTACTTGTTGACGCCGTACCGTAGCGTCCACGATGTGCGAGAACGTTTATTGCGACATATATAG
- a CDS encoding ADP-ribosylglycohydrolase family protein, which translates to MMSVPSWIPRLERERLAILPPAPAIDAPDIADRVRGMLLGVAIGDALGNRSESMNPAEREAKYGRIVGYLPSRYADGAPAGTPSDDTQLTFRAVEQLLADGALVPDELAFRIANDRIFGIGRSTRDFCNALRTGAPWWEATQLSAGNGALMRIAPTVLPHLLKGGTDVWYDTALSAAVTHNDAMAISSSVAWIALLWRLLNGDLPEAPAEWLETYTEVLRVLDHGQSYESRVQSGALQHWRGSLSAMLDTQVRDAVRRGVSVRKTGEQWYSGAYLLETVPAVLHILAQHGHDPKEAMLVAVNDTRDNDTIAAIVGAAMGAAHGTAWIPEDWRSGLLGRVNGDDVGKVFELTELAIGRFLG; encoded by the coding sequence ATGATGTCCGTACCCAGTTGGATTCCCCGCCTCGAACGCGAACGCCTGGCCATCCTGCCGCCGGCACCGGCGATCGACGCGCCCGATATTGCGGATCGTGTGCGTGGCATGTTGCTGGGGGTGGCCATCGGTGATGCACTGGGCAATCGCAGCGAGAGCATGAATCCGGCTGAACGCGAGGCCAAGTACGGCCGCATCGTCGGTTACCTGCCCAGTCGCTACGCGGATGGCGCACCGGCTGGCACCCCAAGCGATGACACGCAGCTCACGTTCCGGGCGGTGGAGCAATTGCTGGCCGACGGAGCCCTCGTTCCGGACGAACTCGCGTTCCGCATTGCCAACGATCGAATCTTTGGCATCGGCCGCAGCACACGCGATTTCTGCAATGCACTGCGTACCGGGGCGCCATGGTGGGAAGCCACACAATTGAGCGCCGGCAACGGTGCGCTGATGCGCATTGCCCCCACCGTATTGCCACATCTCCTGAAAGGTGGCACCGACGTGTGGTACGACACCGCTCTGTCAGCCGCAGTGACTCACAACGACGCCATGGCGATCAGCAGCAGCGTGGCATGGATCGCGCTGCTGTGGCGGTTGCTCAATGGCGACCTTCCGGAAGCCCCTGCCGAGTGGCTCGAGACGTACACGGAAGTGCTGCGGGTGCTCGATCATGGACAGAGCTATGAGTCCCGCGTGCAGAGTGGCGCGTTGCAGCACTGGCGCGGAAGCTTGTCCGCCATGCTCGACACGCAGGTGCGCGACGCCGTGCGGCGTGGGGTGAGCGTGCGGAAGACCGGCGAGCAGTGGTACAGCGGTGCGTATCTGCTGGAAACCGTGCCCGCCGTGCTGCACATCCTGGCTCAGCATGGGCATGACCCGAAGGAAGCCATGCTGGTGGCCGTGAACGACACCCGGGACAATGACACCATCGCTGCCATCGTCGGCGCGGCCATGGGGGCAGCGCATGGCACGGCGTGGATTCCGGAAGACTGGCGGAGCGGACTGCTCGGCCGGGTCAACGGTGATGATGTCGGAAAGGTGTTCGAGCTGACCGAACTGGCGATCGGGCGGTTTCTGGGGTGA
- a CDS encoding haloacid dehalogenase-like hydrolase → MNAGFAEGATPRFKTVVFDVDSTLASIEGIDWLATLRDETIARESEALTNQAMAGELPIDAVYTRRLARIRPTGAELLMLGDAYRQAIVPGMPELVRALLDARVHVHLLSGGLRASIIPLALYLGVAADRVHAVSLARDEDGTFSLLDGEQRLATQQGKPQVVNALQLRGPVAMVGDGSTDAAVRGVVEAFFAFTAVARREKVVAVADAEANSVDALYPLLFKT, encoded by the coding sequence GTGAACGCAGGATTCGCTGAAGGGGCAACACCACGTTTCAAGACCGTGGTGTTCGACGTCGATTCCACACTGGCCAGCATCGAAGGCATCGACTGGCTGGCCACACTGCGCGATGAAACCATCGCCCGCGAAAGCGAAGCGCTCACCAATCAGGCCATGGCGGGTGAGCTTCCTATCGACGCAGTGTATACGCGGCGCCTGGCACGCATTCGCCCCACCGGTGCGGAGTTGTTGATGCTCGGCGACGCCTACCGGCAGGCCATCGTGCCCGGCATGCCCGAGTTGGTGCGTGCGCTGCTCGATGCGCGCGTGCATGTGCATTTGCTGAGCGGCGGCTTGCGGGCATCCATCATTCCGCTGGCGCTGTATCTGGGTGTGGCTGCCGATCGTGTCCATGCGGTGTCGCTGGCACGCGACGAGGACGGCACGTTCAGCCTGCTCGATGGTGAGCAGCGACTCGCCACGCAGCAGGGCAAGCCGCAGGTGGTGAACGCGTTGCAGTTGCGCGGCCCCGTGGCGATGGTGGGCGATGGTAGCACGGACGCCGCCGTACGTGGAGTCGTGGAGGCGTTTTTCGCCTTCACGGCGGTGGCGCGTCGCGAAAAGGTGGTGGCAGTGGCCGACGCCGAAGCGAATTCGGTGGACGCGTTGTATCCCCTGTTGTTCAAGACCTGA
- a CDS encoding pyridoxal-phosphate-dependent aminotransferase family protein — protein MSDFGTFFLPGPTEVHPDVLRAMLQPMLPHRGAVFEALFARIQAGLKPIFRTTRPVYVSSSSATGLMEAAIRCARPGAILCLVNGAFSERFANIAQSCGREATVIGGDWSGPVSLDAVEGALKRGGYSALTVVHSETSTGVLTDLEPLTKLAHRYDCAVLVDSVTGLAGVPVETDAWELDFVLTGSQKALALPPGLAFGVASEKFIGEAKAAAGRGLYFDLVEFEQYVHKNQTPNTPALSLLYATAVQGERIAQETIERRWDRHVAMSEHTHSWVHELRARVGAEFSVYAPDGAASQTVTAVSLPANLKGDDVVKAVAKRGFVIGGGYGKLKASTFRIGHMGDHTMEGLERVLEATAEAVEETLGAS, from the coding sequence ATGAGCGACTTCGGCACGTTTTTCCTGCCCGGCCCCACGGAAGTGCATCCCGATGTGCTGCGCGCGATGCTGCAACCCATGTTGCCACACCGCGGCGCCGTGTTCGAAGCGCTGTTCGCACGCATCCAGGCGGGACTCAAACCCATCTTCCGCACCACGCGGCCGGTGTACGTATCCAGCTCGAGCGCGACGGGGCTCATGGAAGCCGCCATTCGCTGCGCTCGGCCCGGGGCCATCCTGTGTCTCGTGAACGGCGCGTTCAGTGAGCGCTTCGCCAACATCGCGCAGTCGTGCGGCCGCGAAGCTACCGTGATCGGTGGTGACTGGAGCGGCCCCGTGTCGCTCGATGCCGTGGAAGGCGCACTCAAGCGTGGTGGCTACTCCGCGCTCACCGTGGTGCACTCGGAAACCAGCACCGGTGTGCTCACCGACCTCGAACCGCTCACGAAGCTCGCACATCGCTACGACTGCGCCGTGCTGGTGGACTCGGTGACCGGTCTCGCCGGTGTGCCGGTGGAAACGGATGCCTGGGAACTCGATTTTGTGCTCACCGGTTCTCAAAAGGCGCTGGCATTGCCCCCCGGGCTCGCGTTTGGTGTCGCCAGCGAGAAGTTCATCGGCGAAGCCAAAGCCGCAGCGGGACGGGGGCTGTACTTCGACCTCGTGGAGTTCGAGCAGTACGTGCACAAGAATCAGACACCCAACACGCCGGCGCTGTCGTTGTTATACGCCACCGCGGTGCAGGGTGAGCGCATCGCGCAGGAGACCATCGAGCGGCGATGGGACCGGCACGTCGCCATGTCGGAGCACACCCACAGTTGGGTGCACGAGCTGCGGGCGCGGGTGGGCGCTGAGTTTTCGGTGTATGCGCCCGATGGCGCTGCCAGCCAGACGGTGACGGCCGTGTCGCTGCCGGCCAACCTCAAAGGGGACGATGTCGTGAAGGCCGTCGCCAAGCGCGGCTTCGTGATCGGCGGTGGGTATGGCAAGCTCAAGGCGAGCACGTTCCGCATTGGTCACATGGGTGACCACACCATGGAAGGTCTGGAGCGGGTGCTGGAAGCCACGGCGGAAGCCGTCGAGGAGACACTCGGCGCGTCGTAG
- a CDS encoding DUF6544 family protein: MLLAHFGWQSLATRYDALLEAESARQVHHMPASSREPCVSESDIRHLPPPVAHYLHNAGVVGRPPVHNFVVEMTASLNRAPGQSWMRTPILQTSFVHDPARLFLMRTHIKGLPVVGLHAYTHEGASMQIRLFDCWPIVNTSGPALTRAETVTVLNDFCIMAPAVLIGPEFSWQTVNDNEARVAFTNGAHTVHATLSFDINGDLMDFVSDDRHVLETDGYRWSTPLGLYRDFGMARLASEGYALWHYQDRAPWCYGRFTIERVRYNVALDALPRASALRRP, encoded by the coding sequence GTGCTCCTGGCTCATTTTGGCTGGCAATCATTGGCCACTCGATACGATGCCTTGCTCGAAGCGGAGTCGGCACGCCAGGTGCATCATATGCCGGCCAGCTCCCGGGAGCCCTGTGTGTCCGAATCGGACATTCGGCACCTGCCGCCGCCGGTCGCGCACTACCTGCACAACGCCGGTGTGGTGGGCCGTCCGCCCGTGCACAATTTTGTCGTGGAGATGACGGCATCGCTCAATCGCGCGCCGGGCCAGTCATGGATGCGGACTCCCATCCTTCAGACCAGCTTCGTGCACGATCCTGCCCGTCTGTTCCTCATGCGCACGCACATCAAGGGCTTACCCGTTGTGGGGTTGCACGCCTACACGCATGAGGGAGCCAGTATGCAGATCCGCCTTTTCGACTGCTGGCCCATCGTGAACACATCCGGCCCGGCGCTCACCCGCGCGGAGACGGTGACGGTCCTCAACGATTTTTGCATCATGGCGCCCGCCGTGCTGATCGGACCCGAGTTTTCCTGGCAGACCGTGAATGACAACGAAGCACGGGTGGCGTTCACGAATGGTGCGCACACCGTGCACGCCACGCTCTCATTCGATATCAATGGCGACCTGATGGACTTCGTGTCGGACGATCGCCACGTACTCGAGACCGACGGCTATCGCTGGAGCACACCACTGGGGCTGTATCGGGATTTCGGCATGGCGCGCCTGGCATCGGAAGGGTACGCCCTGTGGCACTATCAGGATCGCGCACCATGGTGCTATGGACGTTTCACCATCGAGCGGGTGCGATACAACGTCGCCCTCGATGCGCTGCCGCGTGCGAGTGCGCTGCGGAGGCCATAG
- a CDS encoding Fic family protein, whose protein sequence is MARGLGPAPSGKYRHWGNFRHAPPLADYSAEEQWLAVRTSRDALARPLPLLDTKSHPFTVAMPAPVLEFLHRIDRDASGNVGGGFVGAEPITNTATRDTYLFKSIVEEAISSSQLEGASTTRRVAKAMIQEGRPAATRSERMILNNYRGMLLVRDHRQGALTPEFVFALQRMLTESTMDDPSGAGRFRRADEHIVVEDETGTILHHPPHADELPQRLAAMCDFANGTSDTEFLPPVIRAILLHFWLAYDHPFVDGNGRTARALFYWSMARSGYWLCEYVSISRILRKARGAYARSYLYTESDSNDTTYFVLHQLRTLVRAIEDLHEYLARKTQQMRDIERLVRQTSIAQGNLNPRQLALLRHALNTPSAQYTVASHQRSHGTSYQTARTDLLRMAELGLLRQFKVSKAFAFEPAGDLAVRLQE, encoded by the coding sequence ATGGCACGAGGACTGGGGCCCGCTCCAAGTGGTAAATACCGCCACTGGGGCAACTTCAGGCACGCCCCGCCTCTCGCCGACTATTCCGCCGAGGAGCAGTGGCTGGCCGTCCGCACGTCGCGGGACGCACTCGCCCGCCCGCTGCCGTTACTGGACACAAAGTCCCATCCGTTCACGGTGGCCATGCCGGCCCCGGTGCTGGAGTTCCTTCACCGCATCGATCGCGATGCCAGTGGGAACGTAGGCGGTGGGTTTGTGGGCGCCGAACCCATCACCAATACGGCCACCCGGGATACCTACCTGTTCAAGTCGATCGTGGAGGAGGCCATCAGCTCCAGCCAGCTGGAGGGGGCGTCAACGACCCGGCGCGTGGCCAAGGCCATGATCCAGGAAGGGCGGCCCGCAGCCACGCGAAGCGAGCGCATGATCCTGAACAACTATCGGGGCATGCTGCTTGTCCGTGATCACCGACAGGGAGCGCTCACACCGGAATTTGTCTTTGCGCTGCAACGCATGCTCACCGAAAGCACGATGGACGACCCATCGGGCGCGGGGCGTTTTCGCCGGGCTGACGAGCATATCGTGGTGGAAGATGAGACCGGCACCATTCTTCATCATCCGCCGCATGCCGATGAACTGCCGCAGCGGCTCGCCGCGATGTGTGACTTTGCGAATGGCACATCCGACACCGAGTTCCTGCCCCCCGTCATTCGCGCCATCCTGCTGCACTTCTGGTTGGCCTACGACCACCCTTTTGTAGACGGCAACGGTCGCACCGCGCGAGCGCTGTTCTACTGGTCGATGGCACGTTCCGGTTACTGGTTGTGTGAGTACGTGTCCATTTCACGCATCCTCCGCAAAGCGCGTGGTGCCTACGCCCGCTCGTACCTGTATACGGAGAGCGACAGCAACGACACCACGTACTTCGTGCTGCATCAGCTACGCACGCTGGTGCGCGCGATCGAGGATCTGCATGAGTATCTCGCACGCAAGACACAGCAAATGCGGGATATCGAACGACTGGTTCGGCAGACATCCATCGCACAGGGCAATCTCAATCCGCGACAGCTCGCCTTGTTGCGTCATGCGCTGAATACGCCCAGTGCGCAGTACACGGTGGCTTCGCATCAACGCTCGCACGGCACCAGCTATCAGACCGCGCGCACAGACCTGTTGCGAATGGCCGAACTGGGCTTGCTACGGCAGTTCAAGGTGAGCAAGGCGTTTGCATTTGAGCCGGCGGGAGATCTTGCGGTGCGCTTGCAAGAATAG